The DNA segment CACGCAAAATCTCGACAGCATGCGCCTCCATTGTACGGGAGTCGGCATTGATTCGCTTCAAATCATCGGGAAGCCCCTTCAGGTCTTCCACGATGCGGCTATGATAGATGGCTGAAAGCCGCTTTCTCAGCTCCGAGAGGGTCGCCAGAACCGCCTTTTTTTCCTCTTTTGCTTTTTTCTCAAAATATCGCACAATCGATAATTCGTTTGCAGTTGGTTGTGTTGCATCAGGAGCTGGAATCAATTTACGAGCATCATCCCTCGCAAGGGAATCAATATCAAGATCTTGAGCCAAGACTTCAGAATCAAAAGAAATTACCCCACTCATTTCACGCTTCTTTCGTGCCATCCCTTCCCCTCCATAAAAGGATTTCAATATATGTAAACTTATACCTATTCATTGATGTCTACACGAAAAGGAGTCCTCCCACAAGGGGCTTATATTTCTTTTGCACTTCCTGACAAAATCGGTTCAATTGTGGAGAGGAAAGAATAGAATGATGGAAAAATTTCGCGCAGCAATGGCGCATTCCTTCAATGACACCCTGGAGAAAACCATGCAATCCTACAGAAAACAGCTCAAATTCGTTGTCCCAAAGCGGCGCGGCTTCATCAATATCACACCCGACTGCGAAGAAGCTCTCAGGGAATCAGGCATCAGTGAAGGGCTGATGCTTGTCAATGCCATGCACATAACAGCCTCGGTTTTTATCAACGATGATGAAGCCGGCCTTCATCATGATTACGAAGTCTGGTTGGAAAAGCTCGCACCACATGAGCCGGTCAGTCAATATCGACACAACGGATATGAAGACAATGCAGATGCGCACATGAAACGTCAGATAATGGGCCGAGAAGTAGTCGTTGCCATTACTGCCGGTCGGCTCGACTTCGGAACCTGGGAGCGCATATTTTACGGGGAATTCGATGGACGAAGAGAAAAAAGTGTTCTCATCAAAATCATAGGAGACTGATACCAGGAGTGGTTATCTGGTTTCTGCCAAGTAACCCAGCTCTCGCGAAAAATCATCAGTGTCTCTGGCCTGTCCGTGGAGCAGATGTCCAAGCCGCATCATCTTTCCGGCGGGAAAATCCTTTGACCAACGGTCATAGTACCCTGAAAAGCCATACATCCAGAGCATTTCCGAGGTCTGCGTAAAGACCTGTCCGGCCAAGGTCTGCCAGTCGGTCATGGCGGAAATGCTCCAGACCGGATGCTCCACACCACCGGCTTCGCGCTTCCCCTTGAACTCTATATCCACCTGAAGCACACCACCCGGTCCGGGTATGATCGTCCAGTAATACAACCAGCCTTCACCACCCCACTCAAATTCAAAATGGCGATAGTCTTCAAGCAAGTCTGGCAACGCCTCCAACTGATATAAATCACAGAGACAGGAAAAAAGATCCTTGAGCGGCTCGGAAAAACTGCAACTCACACTCAGATCATAGTGTTCCCCGTCATGTACAATACGTGCTTCCAGCCATCCGGCACGGACTTCTGTCAGAAACAACTCGAATTGCTTTTCAGCCATGGGCACCTCGCTTTATTGCTTGGGCGAACTGTACACAAAGAGACCTGATTGATCAAAAAAACATGATCTCCCAAGATGGGGTGAAACGACGGTCTGTTACGGTTGGCAAAGGGATGCTTTCAAGAATAAAAAACACCACGTCCTTCCTCCCAACAGGAAGAATCCATGTGTCCAGATCAATCATATTCCTGGATTGCCGAGACCGACA comes from the Pseudodesulfovibrio piezophilus C1TLV30 genome and includes:
- a CDS encoding secondary thiamine-phosphate synthase enzyme YjbQ, with translation MQSYRKQLKFVVPKRRGFINITPDCEEALRESGISEGLMLVNAMHITASVFINDDEAGLHHDYEVWLEKLAPHEPVSQYRHNGYEDNADAHMKRQIMGREVVVAITAGRLDFGTWERIFYGEFDGRREKSVLIKIIGD